The following coding sequences lie in one Populus trichocarpa isolate Nisqually-1 chromosome 14, P.trichocarpa_v4.1, whole genome shotgun sequence genomic window:
- the LOC7491320 gene encoding monothiol glutaredoxin-S9: MDKVLRLASEQGVVIFIKSTCCLCYAVKILFQEIGVDPLVHEIDQDPEGREMEKALTRMGCSAPVPAVFVGGKLLGSTNEVMSLHLSGSLNQMLKPYQSQT; this comes from the coding sequence ATGGATAAGGTGTTGAGATTGGCCTCTGAGCAGGGGGTAGTGATATTCATCAAGAGCACATGTTGCTTGTGTTATGCAGTCAAAATCCTGTTCCAAGAAATTGGGGTGGACCCTCTGGTTCATGAGATTGACCAAGACCCTGAAGGCAGGGAAATGGAAAAGGCTCTCACAAGGATGGGGTGTAGCGCGCCTGTACCGGCTGTATTCGTTGGTGGAAAGCTGCTGGGATCCACCAATGAAGTCATGTCCCTCCACCTCAGTGGCTCACTCAATCAAATGCTCAAACCCTACCAGtctcaaacttaa
- the LOC7491321 gene encoding E3 ubiquitin-protein ligase MIEL1 — translation MEEQNPASQSHRSTEQLQDTAKLEHLYGCEHYRRRCKIRAPCCNHIFSCRHCHNEATSSLSNPKDRHEIVRTDIKQVICSVCNTEQEVAQVCNKCGVKMGEYFCDICKFYDDDTSKQQFHCDSCGICRLGGRENFFHCEKCGSCYAIDMRDNHSCVENSMKNYCPVCYEYLFDSVKQATVMKCGHTMHMDCFREMAKQQQYRCPICSKTVIDTSHYWKMLDEEIEAVQMPEQYQYEVSILCNDCNSTSKVAFHVVGHKCKQCASYNTRRIAGTGC, via the exons ATGGAAGAGCAAAACCCTGCTTCTCAGTCTCATAGAAGCACAGAGCAGCTACAAGACACCGCAAAATTGGAACACCTATATGG ATGCGAGCACTACCGGAGAAGATGCAAAATCCGAGCTCCATGTTGCAACCATATCTTTTCTTGCCGCCACTGCCATAATGAAGCTACC AGCTCGCTGAGCAATCCCAAGGATCGTCATGAAATAGTCAGGACCGATATTAAACAA GTTATTTGTTCAGTTTGCAACACAGAGCAAGAG gttGCTCAGGTTTGCAATAAGTGTGGTGTCAAGATGGGTGAATATTTTTGTGATATTTGCAAATTCTATGACGATGAT ACAAGCAAACAGCAGTTCCATTGTGATAGTTGTGGGATTTGTAG ACTCGGTGGCCGTGAAAATTTTTTTCACTGTGAGAAATGTG GATCTTGCTATGCAATTGATATGCGTGATAATCACTCATGTGTTGAGAACTCCATGAAAAATTACTGTCCTGTCTGTTACGAG TATCTTTTTGACTCAGTTAAACAAGCAACGGTTATGAAGTGTGGACATACCATGCACATGGACTGCTTTCGTGAAATGGCTAAACAACAGCA GTATCGTTGTCCAATCTGCTCCAAGACAGTGATCGACACCTCACATTATTGGAAAATGCTAGATGAGGAG ATTGAGGCTGTTCAAATGCCCGAGCAATACCAGTATGAG GTCTCCATCCTCTGCAATGACTGCAACAGCACTAGCAAAGTCGCATTTCACGTTGTTGGGCACAAGTGCAAACAGTGCGCCTCGTATAATACCCGAAGGATTGCAGGAACCGGTTGCTAA
- the LOC7491323 gene encoding zinc finger protein CONSTANS-LIKE 13-like: protein MTESLEPQHHQQQEPKQQTTTIMNPKPQQKRLCDYCNDTTALLYCRADSAKLCLSCDHEVHSTNQLFSKHTRSLLCDVCHTSPVSIFCETEHSVFCQNCDLERHNLSSFPSTHNRRPIEGFTGCPSGNELMEILGFEDMGLKQSMLFSEETDGFMGSGLDDGYSDLFVWDSTAVSIDDFIMSSDSGPNLQALGVPPLPKENGEAANQVSFPSTLPGSNFEESRAVPEKEFNISDSASHINDGHEAEPQPSTIGTLPVLPNDGTHELSSQERDSAISRYKEKKQTRRYDKRIRYESRKVRADSRTRIKGRFAKLDH, encoded by the exons atgacagAATCTCTTGAACCCCAACATCATCAGCAGCAAGAACCAAAACAGCAAACAACAACCATCATGAACCCCAAACCACAGCAAAAAAGACTTTGTGATTACTGTAATGACACCACAGCTCTCCTGTATTGCAGAGCTGACTCAGCTAAGCTTTGTCTCTCTTGTGACCATGAAGTTCACTCAACAAACCAGCTCTTCTCCAAGCACACTCGCTCACTCCTCTGTGATGTTTGTCACACATCCCCTGTCTCAATCTTCTGTGAAACAGAGCACTCTGTTTTTTGCCAAAACTGTGACTTGGAAAGACACAATCTTTCTTCGTTTCCTTCAACACACAATCGTAGGCCGATTGAGGGTTTTACTGGGTGTCCTTCAGGGAATGAATTGATGGAAATTTTGGGGTTTGAAGATATGGGTCTTAAGCAGTCTATGCTTTTTAGTGAAGAAACGGATGGGTTTATGGGGTCTGGACTTGATGATGGCTATTCGGATTTGTTCGTTTGGGATAGCACTGCTGTTAGCATTGATGATTTCATTATGTCCAGTGATTCGGGCCCAAATCTCCAGGCTTTAGGAGTACCTCCTTTGCCTAAG GAAAATGGTGAAGCTGcaaatcaagtttcttttcCTTCGACATTACCAGGAAGCAACTTTGAGGAAAGTCGCGCAGTTCCTGAAAAAGAGTTCAACATCAGTGACAGTGCAAGTCACATAAATGATGGCCATGAAGCAGAGCCACAACCTTCTACAATTGGAACATTACCAGTTCTCCCAAATGATGGGACACATGAATTAAGCAGCCAGGAGAGAGATTCTGCTATTTCACGATACAAGGAGAAGAAGCAAACAAGGAG GTACGATAAACGTATCAGGTACGAATCCCGCAAGGTTCGGGCAGATAGCAGAACAAGAATCAAGGGGCGTTTCGCTAAGCTGGATCATTGA